The Macaca thibetana thibetana isolate TM-01 chromosome 11, ASM2454274v1, whole genome shotgun sequence genome window below encodes:
- the ZNF26 gene encoding zinc finger protein 26 produces the protein MATSFRPASCWGLLSFKDISMEFTWDEWQLLDSTQKYLYRDVILENYHNLLSVGYHGTKPDLIFKLEQGEDPWIINAKISRQSCPDGWEEWYQNNQDELESIERSYACSVLGRLNLSKTHDSSRQRLYNTHGKSLTQNSASSRSYLRRNSDKFPGYEEPYFLKHQRTHSIEKNCVCSECGKAFRCKSQLIVHLRIHTGERPYECSKCERAFSAKSNLNAHQRVHTGEKPYSCSECEKVFSFRSQLIVHQEIHTGGKPYGCSECGKAYSWKSQLLLHQRSHTGVKPYECSECGKAFSLKSPFVVHQRTHTGVKPHKCSECGKAFRSKSYLLVHVRMHTGEKPYQCSDCGKAFNMKTQLIVHQGVHTGNNPYQCGECGKAFGRKEQLTAHLRAHAGEKPYGCSECGKAFSSKSYLVIHRRTHTGERPYECSLCERAFCGKSQLIIHQRTHSTEKPYECNECEKAYPRKASLQIHQKTHSGEKPFKCSECGKAFTQKSSLSEHQRVHTGEKPWKCPECGKSFCWNSGLRIHRKTHK, from the exons GGATTATTGTCGTTCAAGGATATATCTATGGAATTCACCTGGGATGAATGGCAGCTACTGGATTCTACACAGAAGTACCTATACAGAGATGTGATATTGGAAAACTATCATAACCTGTTATCAGTGG GGTATCATGGTACCAAGCCTGACTTAATCTTCAAGTTGGAACAAGGAGAAGATCCATGGATAATAAATGCCAAAATTTCCAGGCAGAGCTGTCCAG atgGGTGGGAAGAATGGTACCAGAACAATCAAGATGAGCTTGAAAGTATTGAAAGAAGCTATGCTTGTAGTGTGTTGGGAAGACTTAATCTGAGCAAAACCCATGATTCTTCAAGACAGAGACTCTATAACACACATGGGAAAAGTTTGACACAAAACTCAGCTTCAAGCAGAAGTTATTTGAGAAGGAATTCTGATAAGTTTCCTGGTTATGAAGAACCATATTTTCTTAAGCATCAAAGAACTCATAGCatagaaaaaaattgtgtgtgtagtgaatgtgggaaagcttttcGTTGTAAGTCACAGCTCATTGTACATCTCAGAATTCATACAGGAGAGCGGCCTTATGAATGCAGTAAATGTGAAAGAGCCTTCAGTGCCAAGTCAAACCTTAATGCTCATCAGAGAGTTCATACAGGAGAAAAACCCTACTCATGTAGTGAGTGCGAGAAGGTCTTCTCTTTCAGGTCACAGCTCATTGTCCATCAGGAAATTCACACAGGAGGGAAACCCTATGgctgcagtgaatgtgggaaagcctacAGTTGGAAATCACAGCTTCTTTTACACCAGAGAAGTCACACAGGAGTGAAACCCTATgaatgcagtgaatgtgggaaagcctttagtTTGAAGTCTCCATTCGTTGTACACCAGAGAACGCACACAGGAGTGAAACCACATAaatgcagtgaatgtgggaaagcctttaggAGTAAGTCCTATCTCCTTGTTCACGTCCGAATGCATACAGGAGAAAAACCCTACCAATGCAGCGATTGTGGGAAAGCCTTCAATATGAAGACACAGCTCATCGTACATCAGGGAGTTCACACAGGAAATAATCCTTACCAATGCggtgaatgtgggaaagcctttggTAGGAAGGAACAGCTCACTGCACATCTGAGAGCTCACGCGGGAGAGAAGCCCTATGgatgcagtgaatgtgggaagGCTTTCAGTAGCAAGTCATACCTTGTTATCCATAGGAGAACACACACCGGAGAGAGACCCTATGAATGTAGTTTGTGTGAGAGAGCTTTTTGTGGAAAATCACAGCTGATTATACATCAGAGGACTCATTCAAcggagaaaccctatgaatgcaaTGAATGTGAAAAAGCCTACCCTCGGAAGGCATCACTTCAAATACACCAGAAAACTCATTCGGGAGAGAAACCTTTTAAATGCagtgaatgtggaaaagccttcactCAGAAGTCATCTCTCAGTGAGCATcagagagttcacactggagagaaaccgtGGAAGTGCCCTGAATGTGGGAAATCCTTCTGTTGGAATTCAGGGCTTCGTATACATCGCAAGACTCATAAATGA